A window of the Paenibacillus sp. genome harbors these coding sequences:
- a CDS encoding lipopolysaccharide biosynthesis protein, with the protein MSPIAKKIAFGILSGGGLTLIQIFVSLVQIRLVVEFLPDSLGGVWFLFLTFGLYISFFDLGISPTISREISFIRGTANVSEPEKQTQIADLIQTNLRMFQIIALIVFVVGLFAGEGYFHAIGHEGVWWAWFVFMLGASFNLWGNANFSALYGLGNVAEERVIRSVTQIIGLILSIVLLYLGFDLLGLAFAWTLQNSLARVIGRIVLYRRYPFLREVQGRYSKELLKKIVMPSLKWAITSLGALLILNTGNVIISINLGTEKIPSYEAVVKIVTTLSTLSIMIINTSTPFVSNAFAAGKIEDVKQLFTRNVKLGMALMISLVSFIAVFGRGIVGIWLGEENFAGELVLWTLLLMLTLEVHHVIHATVIMACGKVIFHWVAIFAGIFNVILATVLVKHYDLWGVALAIFLAQILTNNWYAPYKTLRFFKMSIRKYILSTGLPLTIYSIIGLCVAVGLQLVTQGLPSILSIVISFLCCIAVSVALTYILLLNEKDKDAIKAVFTKWRLVYGTNR; encoded by the coding sequence ATGAGTCCCATAGCAAAGAAAATCGCATTCGGCATCCTTAGCGGTGGCGGGTTAACCCTCATCCAAATCTTTGTGTCCTTGGTTCAAATTCGGTTGGTTGTCGAATTTTTGCCTGATAGTCTCGGCGGAGTTTGGTTTTTGTTTCTAACGTTTGGATTATATATATCCTTTTTTGATTTGGGGATAAGTCCCACTATAAGTAGGGAAATTAGTTTTATTCGCGGAACAGCAAACGTTTCGGAACCGGAAAAACAAACACAAATTGCCGACTTAATCCAAACAAATTTACGGATGTTTCAAATCATTGCCTTAATCGTTTTTGTAGTTGGTTTGTTTGCCGGGGAGGGGTATTTCCATGCAATCGGTCATGAGGGCGTTTGGTGGGCTTGGTTCGTCTTCATGCTGGGCGCTTCCTTTAACCTTTGGGGAAATGCGAATTTTTCAGCTTTGTACGGTCTCGGCAATGTTGCCGAGGAACGAGTGATCCGCTCAGTTACTCAAATCATTGGGTTAATCTTGAGCATCGTTTTATTGTACTTAGGGTTTGACTTGTTGGGCCTGGCTTTTGCCTGGACGTTGCAAAATTCGTTGGCAAGAGTAATTGGAAGAATAGTGTTATATCGGAGATATCCATTTCTTCGGGAAGTACAAGGAAGATACTCGAAGGAGCTCCTTAAAAAAATTGTAATGCCCAGTTTAAAATGGGCAATTACGAGTTTAGGGGCTTTATTAATTTTGAATACAGGAAATGTCATTATTTCCATAAATCTTGGAACAGAAAAAATTCCGTCATATGAGGCTGTAGTTAAAATTGTAACAACACTATCGACACTGTCCATCATGATCATTAATACTTCGACCCCTTTCGTTTCAAATGCTTTTGCTGCCGGAAAAATTGAGGATGTAAAGCAATTGTTCACGCGAAATGTAAAGTTGGGTATGGCTTTAATGATCTCCTTAGTTTCATTCATCGCGGTGTTCGGTAGGGGGATCGTCGGTATTTGGCTTGGGGAAGAGAATTTCGCCGGGGAACTAGTCTTATGGACTCTGCTACTTATGCTTACATTGGAAGTTCATCATGTCATACACGCTACAGTCATAATGGCTTGCGGTAAAGTTATTTTCCACTGGGTTGCCATTTTTGCGGGAATTTTTAATGTTATCTTAGCAACTGTTCTTGTAAAGCATTATGACCTTTGGGGCGTTGCCTTAGCAATTTTTCTAGCCCAAATTTTAACGAATAATTGGTACGCACCATATAAAACGTTACGTTTTTTCAAGATGTCTATACGTAAATATATATTGAGTACAGGGTTACCGTTAACGATTTATTCCATAATCGGGTTATGCGTGGCGGTAGGATTACAATTAGTAACTCAAGGACTTCCCTCTATTTTGTCGATTGTAATTTCGTTCCTCTGCTGCATTGCGGTATCTGTGGCTCTAACATACATTTTACTGCTGAACGAGAAGGATAAAGACGCAATAAAAGCGGTGTTTACAAAATGGAGGCTTGTTTATGGCACCAACCGATAA